Proteins co-encoded in one Malus sylvestris chromosome 9, drMalSylv7.2, whole genome shotgun sequence genomic window:
- the LOC126634542 gene encoding aspartokinase 2, chloroplastic-like isoform X2 produces the protein MATALHFSGVKTLCPSSSERSLHFNQPLLSQSLGFATCVASSNGFYASAKDFSCTSRVLRVSCEGGIADVLEKKRTDNQTLGENEKQLTCVMKFGGSSVASAERMREVADLILSFPQERPVVVLSAMGKTTNKLLLAGEKAVTCGVTNVSMIDELSFIKELHLRTVEELGVDSSIISSHLQELEQLLKGIAMMKELTLRTKDYLVSFGECMSTRLFVAYLNKIGVKARQYDAFEIGFITTDDFTNADILEATYPAVAKRLHGDWICDPAIPIVTGFLGKGWRSCAVTTLGRGGSDLTATTIGKALGLREIQVWKDVDGVLTCDPNICQHAQPVPYLTFEEAAELAYFGAQVLHPQSMRPAREADIPVRVKNSYNPNAPGTVITHARDMSKAVLTSIVLKRNVTMLDIVSTRMLGQYGFLAKVFTTFEDLGISVDVVATSEVSISLTLDPSKLWSRELIQQELDHVAEELEKIAVVNLLQHRSIISLIGNVQRSSLILEKAFQVLRTIGVNVQMISQGASKVNISLVVNDDEAEQCVRALHQAFFGNDLFEVECGSENGSVLVSEQH, from the exons ATGGCGACCGCCTTGCATTTTTCCGGAGTTAAAACTCTGTGCCCATCATCCTCAGAAAGATCTTTGCATTTCAATCAACCACTTTTGTCACAAAGTCTTGGTTTCGCAACTTGTGTCGCTTCCAGCAATGGATTCTATGCAAGTGCGAAAGACTTTTCTTGTACGAGCAGGGTTTTGAGAGTCAGTTGCGAGGGAGGGATTGCAGATGTTCTTGAAAAGAAACGGACTGACAATCAAACCCTTGGCGAGAATGAGAAACAATTGACGTGCGTTATGAAGTTTGGTGGCTCCTCGGTGGCTTCTGCAGAGAGAATGAGGGAGGTTGCTGATCTTATACTCAGCTTCCCACAAGAGAGGCCTGTCGTTGTTCTTTCTGCCATGGGAAAGACAACTAACAAACTCCTACTG GCAGGAGAAAAGGCCGTCACCTGCGGTGTTACCAATGTATCTATGATTGATGAGTTGAGCTTCATAAAAGAATTACATCTCAG GACCGTGGAAGAACTTGGAGTGGACAGCTCCATCATTTCAT CACACCTCCAAGAACTGGAACAACTTCTGAAGGGAATTGCTATGATGAAAGAGTTGACTTTACGAACCAAAGACTATCTGGTTTCATTTGGGGAATGCATGTCCACACGGCTTTTTGTTGCCTATCTGAATAAGATTGGCGTTAAAGCCCGCCAA TATGATGCCTTTGAAATTGGGTTTATAACCACAGATGACTTCACAAATGCGGACATTTTGGAGGCAACTTATCCAGCTGTCGCAAAGAGGTTACATGGTGATTGGATATGTGATCCTGCTATTCCAATTGTTACTGGTTTCCTTGGAAAG GGATGGAGATCATGTGCTGTGACTACACTGGGTAGAGGTGGTAGTGATTTGACAGCTACAACCATTGGTAAAGCATTGGGGTTACGAGAAATTCAG GTGTGGAAGGATGTTGATGGCGTTTTGACATGTGATCCTAACATATGTCAGCATGCACAACCTGTACCTTATTTGACATTTGAAGAGGCTGCCGAACTTGCATATTTTGGTGCTCAG GTCTTGCATCCACAGTCCATGAGACCGGCCAGAGAGGCTGATATTCCAGTGAGGGTTAAAAATTCATACAACCCTAATGCTCCCGGTACTGTTATCACCCATGCAAGAGATATGAGCAAG GCTGTATTAACCAGCATCGTTTTGAAAAGGAATGTGACTATGTTGGATATTGTTAGCACTCGCATGCTGGGTCAATATGGATTTCTTGCTAAG GTATTTACAACTTTCGAAGATTTGGGCATATCAGTTGATGTTGTTGCTACCAGTGAAGTTAGTATTTCCTTGACACTGGATCCCTCAAAGCTTTGGAGCAGAGAGCTTATTCAGCAG GAACTTGACCATGTCGCGGAAGAACTTGAGAAAATTGCTGTTGTCAATCTTCTTCAGCACAGATCTATTATATCTCTCATTGGAAATGTGCAGAGGTCATCACTGATACTAGAGAAG GCATTTCAGGTTCTTCGAACCATTGGAGTCAATGTTCAAATGATCTCTCAGGGTGCATCCAAG GTTAATATCTCTTTGGTTGTAAATGACGATGAAGCAGAGCAGTGCGTAAGGGCTCTCCACCAGGCTTTCTTTGGAAACGATCTCTTTGAAGTAGAGTGTGGATCGGAGAATGGTTCGGTCTTAGTATCAGAGCAACATTGA
- the LOC126634542 gene encoding aspartokinase 2, chloroplastic-like isoform X1, producing MATALHFSGVKTLCPSSSERSLHFNQPLLSQSLGFATCVASSNGFYASAKDFSCTSRVLRVSCEGGIADVLEKKRTDNQTLGENEKQLTCVMKFGGSSVASAERMREVADLILSFPQERPVVVLSAMGKTTNKLLLAGEKAVTCGVTNVSMIDELSFIKELHLRTVEELGVDSSIISSHLQELEQLLKGIAMMKELTLRTKDYLVSFGECMSTRLFVAYLNKIGVKARQYDAFEIGFITTDDFTNADILEATYPAVAKRLHGDWICDPAIPIVTGFLGKGWRSCAVTTLGRGGSDLTATTIGKALGLREIQVWKDVDGVLTCDPNICQHAQPVPYLTFEEAAELAYFGAQVLHPQSMRPAREADIPVRVKNSYNPNAPGTVITHARDMSKAVLTSIVLKRNVTMLDIVSTRMLGQYGFLAKVFTTFEDLGISVDVVATSEVSISLTLDPSKLWSRELIQQASELDHVAEELEKIAVVNLLQHRSIISLIGNVQRSSLILEKAFQVLRTIGVNVQMISQGASKVNISLVVNDDEAEQCVRALHQAFFGNDLFEVECGSENGSVLVSEQH from the exons ATGGCGACCGCCTTGCATTTTTCCGGAGTTAAAACTCTGTGCCCATCATCCTCAGAAAGATCTTTGCATTTCAATCAACCACTTTTGTCACAAAGTCTTGGTTTCGCAACTTGTGTCGCTTCCAGCAATGGATTCTATGCAAGTGCGAAAGACTTTTCTTGTACGAGCAGGGTTTTGAGAGTCAGTTGCGAGGGAGGGATTGCAGATGTTCTTGAAAAGAAACGGACTGACAATCAAACCCTTGGCGAGAATGAGAAACAATTGACGTGCGTTATGAAGTTTGGTGGCTCCTCGGTGGCTTCTGCAGAGAGAATGAGGGAGGTTGCTGATCTTATACTCAGCTTCCCACAAGAGAGGCCTGTCGTTGTTCTTTCTGCCATGGGAAAGACAACTAACAAACTCCTACTG GCAGGAGAAAAGGCCGTCACCTGCGGTGTTACCAATGTATCTATGATTGATGAGTTGAGCTTCATAAAAGAATTACATCTCAG GACCGTGGAAGAACTTGGAGTGGACAGCTCCATCATTTCAT CACACCTCCAAGAACTGGAACAACTTCTGAAGGGAATTGCTATGATGAAAGAGTTGACTTTACGAACCAAAGACTATCTGGTTTCATTTGGGGAATGCATGTCCACACGGCTTTTTGTTGCCTATCTGAATAAGATTGGCGTTAAAGCCCGCCAA TATGATGCCTTTGAAATTGGGTTTATAACCACAGATGACTTCACAAATGCGGACATTTTGGAGGCAACTTATCCAGCTGTCGCAAAGAGGTTACATGGTGATTGGATATGTGATCCTGCTATTCCAATTGTTACTGGTTTCCTTGGAAAG GGATGGAGATCATGTGCTGTGACTACACTGGGTAGAGGTGGTAGTGATTTGACAGCTACAACCATTGGTAAAGCATTGGGGTTACGAGAAATTCAG GTGTGGAAGGATGTTGATGGCGTTTTGACATGTGATCCTAACATATGTCAGCATGCACAACCTGTACCTTATTTGACATTTGAAGAGGCTGCCGAACTTGCATATTTTGGTGCTCAG GTCTTGCATCCACAGTCCATGAGACCGGCCAGAGAGGCTGATATTCCAGTGAGGGTTAAAAATTCATACAACCCTAATGCTCCCGGTACTGTTATCACCCATGCAAGAGATATGAGCAAG GCTGTATTAACCAGCATCGTTTTGAAAAGGAATGTGACTATGTTGGATATTGTTAGCACTCGCATGCTGGGTCAATATGGATTTCTTGCTAAG GTATTTACAACTTTCGAAGATTTGGGCATATCAGTTGATGTTGTTGCTACCAGTGAAGTTAGTATTTCCTTGACACTGGATCCCTCAAAGCTTTGGAGCAGAGAGCTTATTCAGCAGGCAAGT GAACTTGACCATGTCGCGGAAGAACTTGAGAAAATTGCTGTTGTCAATCTTCTTCAGCACAGATCTATTATATCTCTCATTGGAAATGTGCAGAGGTCATCACTGATACTAGAGAAG GCATTTCAGGTTCTTCGAACCATTGGAGTCAATGTTCAAATGATCTCTCAGGGTGCATCCAAG GTTAATATCTCTTTGGTTGTAAATGACGATGAAGCAGAGCAGTGCGTAAGGGCTCTCCACCAGGCTTTCTTTGGAAACGATCTCTTTGAAGTAGAGTGTGGATCGGAGAATGGTTCGGTCTTAGTATCAGAGCAACATTGA
- the LOC126634543 gene encoding transcription factor ICE1-like, whose translation MLPMSSGAAWMGGDEDDAASWTRNSTTTHNNNSNEAEPRRNDQDSSLGASFSNFKSMLEGDWYMNNVLSNPAQDLHAFSSTQASETTLAPLQPIDSSASCSPSPAFSLDPSQPPQQFLPPKSCFSSLLNVVCSNPFDNSFDLGCDAGFLGSFQGNQPSNSSVLMGFTALNSHAQMGTPELSSSAEFPASRLLPVTDNANVLDGDFGFEGFDGSAGAQLLNRAKLLFPPMGAQPTLFQKRRQNSVGDGGDKLGNLEISGPRYGGLLESLEKKRKRNEEGEMEEGSLDVSGLNYDSDDFNEYSQLEVEENAKNGGSNSNANSTVTGVEGGDRKGKKKGLPAKNLMAERRRRKKLNDRLYMLRSVVPKISKMDRASILGDAIDYLKELLQRINDLHNELESAPPGSLLPASTSFHPLTPTPSTLPCRVKEELCPSSLLSPKTQPKVEVRVREGRTVNIHMFCSRRPGLLLSTMRALDNLDLDVQQAVISCFNGFALDVFRAEQCRENQFLPEQIKAVLLDSAGFHDMMM comes from the exons ATGCTTCCGATGTCGAGCGGCGCCGCTTGGATGGGCGGAGACGAAGACGACGCAGCGTCTTGGACCAGAAACAGCACCACCACccacaacaacaacagcaaCGAGGCAGAGCCCAGAAGAAACGACCAAGACTCGAGCTTGGGAGCTTCTTTTTCAAACTTCAAATCAATGCTGGAAGGTGACTGGTACATGAACAACGTTCTCAGCAACCCAGCTCAAGACCTCCATGCCTTCTCTTCCACCCAAGCTTCTGAAACTACACTTGCTCCTCTGCAACCAATCGACTCCTCCGCCTCCTGTTCTCCGTCGCCGGCCTTCTCTCTCGACCCTTCACAGCCGCCACAGCAGTTTTTGCCTCCAAAATCCTGCTTCTCCTCTCTCCTCAACGTCGtctgctccaacccttttgATAACAGCTTCGACCTGGGCTGCGACGCTGGGTTTCTGGGCTCCTTTCAGGGAAATCAGCCTTCCAATTCCTCTGTTCTGATGGGTTTCACGGCCCTCAATTCTCATGCTCAAATGGGTACTCCCGAACTCAGTTCGAGCGCCGAGTTTCCAGCCAGTCGGTTGCTTCCGGTAACGGACAACGCCAATGTACTCGACGGCGACTTTGGCTTCGAAGGCTTCGATGGCTCGGCCGGCGCTCAGCTGCTGAACCGGGCTAAGCTCCTGTTCCCTCCCATGGGTGCTCAGCCCACGCTTTTCCAGAAGCGCCGCCAAAACTCTGTAGGCGATGGGGGTGATAAATTGGGAAATTTGGAGATTTCGGGTCCCAGGTACGGAGGACTACTGGAGAGTttggagaagaaaaggaagaggaaCGAGGAGGGTGAGATGGAGGAGGGGAGTCTGGATGTGTCCGGTTTGAATTATGACTCGGATGACTTCAATGAGTACAGTCAATTGGAGGTGGAGGAGAATGCGAAGAATGGTGGAAGCAATTCGAATGCCAACAGCACTGTCACCGGTGTAGAGGGAGGAGACCGGAAGGGCAAGAAGAAGGGTTTGCCGGCCAAAAATTTGATGGCGGAGAGGCGGCGGAGGAAGAAGCTCAATGATAGGCTCTACATGCTTAGGTCTGTTGTACCCAAGATAAGCAAG ATGGATAGGGCGTCCATACTAGGGGATGCAATTGATTATTTGAAAGAGCTTCTACAAAGGATTAATGACCTCCATAACGAGCTGGAGTCAGCTCCACCCGGATCTTTGCTGCCTGCTTCAACAAGTTTTCATCCGTTGACACCCACTCCATCCACCCTTCCCTGCCGTGTTAAAGAAGAGCTCTGCCCAAGCTCCTTGCTAAGCCCCAAAACTCAGCCGAAG GTGGAGGTTCGGGTAAGGGAAGGGCGAACTGTTAATATCCACATGTTCTGTTCTCGGAGACCAGGTCTCTTGCTCTCTACCATGAGGGCCTTGGATAACCTTGATTTGGACGTCCAGCAGGCTGTGATCAGCTGCTTCAATGGGTTTGCTTTAGATGTGTTCCGAGCTGAG CAATGCAGGGAAAACCAGTTCTTGCCAGAGCAAATAAAAGCAGTACTTTTGGATTCAGCTGGATTTCATGATATGATGATGTAA
- the LOC126582876 gene encoding short-chain dehydrogenase reductase 2a-like isoform X1, translating into MWNICFILREFKLISCNAFLCKRARPFSTRGAAGHGRLQGKVAIITGSASGLGKATAHEFIRHGAHVIVADSDSELGPQVAIELGPAAHFVQCDVAVESQIAEAVETAMARHGKLDIMYNNAGITGPAFPPSIVDLNLEEFDRVIRVNVRGAVAGIKHAARVMIPAGSGSILCTSSIAGLLGGVGPHPYSISKFTIPGLVKSLASELCRNGIRVNCISPSPIPTSMVVREIWKLYPGAPEDQVKEIVNGLGELKGAKCEEIDVAQAAVYLASDEAKYVTGHNLVVDGGFTSFKSLSFPPPPGQSV; encoded by the exons ATGTGGAATATTTGTTTTATTCTCAGAGAGTTTAAGCTGATCAGCTGCAATGCTTTTCTCTGTAAGCGAGCAAGGCCCTTTTCAACGAGAGGCGCAGCTGGCCATGGAAG GCTGCAAGGCAAGGTAGCCATAATAACAGGGTCAGCTAGCGGGCTTGGGAAAGCCACGGCCCACGAGTTCATCCGACATGGAGCACACGTCATCGTTGCAGACTCAGATTCTGAGCTGGGTCCACAAGTCGCCATAGAGCTGGGGCCCGCAGCCCACTTTGTCCAATGCGACGTTGCCGTTGAGTCCCAAATAGCAGAAGCTGTAGAAACCGCCATGGCTCGTCACGGAAAACTTGACATAATGTACAACAACGCGGGAATAACAGGCCCAGCGTTCCCGCCCAGCATCGTTGACCTGAACCTTGAGGAGTTTGACCGCGTGATCCGGGTCAACGTGCGGGGCGCAGTTGCTGGGATAAAGCATGCGGCACGAGTCATGATACCTGCGGGCTCAGGCTCCATACTGTGCACGTCCAGCATAGCTGGGCTGTTGGGTGGGGTTGGGCCTCACCCCTATTCGATATCGAAATTTACGATACCTGGCCTGGTCAAGTCACTGGCGAGCGAGCTGTGCCGAAACGGGATCCGAGTCAATTGCATTTCGCCAAGTCCAATCCCGACGTCAATGGTGGTGCGGGAAATATGGAAGCTTTATCCGGGGGCGCCGGAGGATCAGGTTAAAGAGATAGTGAATGGGCTGGGAGAGCTCAAGGGTGCGAAGTGTGAGGAGATAGATGTGGCGCAAGCTGCGGTGTATCTGGCATCGGATGAAGCAAAGTATGTGACGGGTCATAATCTGGTGGTCGATGGAGGCTTCACCAGCTTCAAAAGTCTTAGCTTCCCTCCTCCTCCGGGTCAATCTGTGTAA
- the LOC126582876 gene encoding short-chain dehydrogenase reductase 2a-like isoform X2, giving the protein MIRSLTREFKLISCNAFLCKRARPFSTRGAAGHGRLQGKVAIITGSASGLGKATAHEFIRHGAHVIVADSDSELGPQVAIELGPAAHFVQCDVAVESQIAEAVETAMARHGKLDIMYNNAGITGPAFPPSIVDLNLEEFDRVIRVNVRGAVAGIKHAARVMIPAGSGSILCTSSIAGLLGGVGPHPYSISKFTIPGLVKSLASELCRNGIRVNCISPSPIPTSMVVREIWKLYPGAPEDQVKEIVNGLGELKGAKCEEIDVAQAAVYLASDEAKYVTGHNLVVDGGFTSFKSLSFPPPPGQSV; this is encoded by the exons ATGATCAGATCACTAACCAG AGAGTTTAAGCTGATCAGCTGCAATGCTTTTCTCTGTAAGCGAGCAAGGCCCTTTTCAACGAGAGGCGCAGCTGGCCATGGAAG GCTGCAAGGCAAGGTAGCCATAATAACAGGGTCAGCTAGCGGGCTTGGGAAAGCCACGGCCCACGAGTTCATCCGACATGGAGCACACGTCATCGTTGCAGACTCAGATTCTGAGCTGGGTCCACAAGTCGCCATAGAGCTGGGGCCCGCAGCCCACTTTGTCCAATGCGACGTTGCCGTTGAGTCCCAAATAGCAGAAGCTGTAGAAACCGCCATGGCTCGTCACGGAAAACTTGACATAATGTACAACAACGCGGGAATAACAGGCCCAGCGTTCCCGCCCAGCATCGTTGACCTGAACCTTGAGGAGTTTGACCGCGTGATCCGGGTCAACGTGCGGGGCGCAGTTGCTGGGATAAAGCATGCGGCACGAGTCATGATACCTGCGGGCTCAGGCTCCATACTGTGCACGTCCAGCATAGCTGGGCTGTTGGGTGGGGTTGGGCCTCACCCCTATTCGATATCGAAATTTACGATACCTGGCCTGGTCAAGTCACTGGCGAGCGAGCTGTGCCGAAACGGGATCCGAGTCAATTGCATTTCGCCAAGTCCAATCCCGACGTCAATGGTGGTGCGGGAAATATGGAAGCTTTATCCGGGGGCGCCGGAGGATCAGGTTAAAGAGATAGTGAATGGGCTGGGAGAGCTCAAGGGTGCGAAGTGTGAGGAGATAGATGTGGCGCAAGCTGCGGTGTATCTGGCATCGGATGAAGCAAAGTATGTGACGGGTCATAATCTGGTGGTCGATGGAGGCTTCACCAGCTTCAAAAGTCTTAGCTTCCCTCCTCCTCCGGGTCAATCTGTGTAA
- the LOC126582875 gene encoding uncharacterized protein LOC126582875 encodes MGATQSVQEVEEEDEEEEEEENGINGEPSIRSGLELDKDLIKKVLEQEPEMLCHASASPLSPQLSTLGTPRLGPSIKVWDPYNVLAPPSPLPPPPGFSRSFSSNGMEDDRFVTEVFLISHGECELNLRPDLVGGRCPQAALTPNGKRQARALAVFLNSQRVGFSAVYSSPLDRARSMAVSVCQEMNFPVGQIQSSDALAEMSQGDWEGCPRSEIYTAELLSFIERVQPDFSAPSGESLRQVEFQMVSFLNGTVLGLPEKSRAFYSFSSHNQSESQGFAHHSSHVSTNSVHDREGPSLPPPNWDLLHRQRQGLLRKKSGKSRLQVVTTTGIQEVEDEISPQDVTHQSSPHDLSGRSSSSASCIGIFSHAVPIKCLLTGILGCSPLMSHKICIEDSSVTVLQHSWRTGWQIKRLNDTAHLRLM; translated from the exons ATGGGCGCCACTCAGTCCGTACAAGAGGTCGAagaggaagacgaagaagaggaagaggaagagaacgGCATCAATGGCGAGCCCAGCATTCGAAGTGGATTGGAATTGGACAAGGATTTGATCAAGAAGGTTCTAGAACAAGAGCCCGAGATGCTTTGCCACGCATCCGCATCCCCTCTCTCCCCTCAGCTCTCCACCTTGGGCACCCCGCGCCTGGGACCCTCCATCAAGGTGTGGGACCCCTACAACGTCCTCGCTCCGCCTTCGCCTCTGCCCCCGCCTCCCGGATTCTCCCGGAGCTTCTCGTCCAATGGCATGGAGGATGACCGATTCGTCACGGAGGTGTTTTTGATTAGTCACGGCGAGTGCGAGTTGAATTTAAGGCCCGATTTGGTGGGCGGACGGTGCCCGCAGGCGGCTCTGACTCCCAACGGCAAGCGCCAGGCCAGGGCCCTGGCGGTTTTCTTGAACTCCCAGAGGGTTGGCTTCAGTGCGGTTTACTCATCTCCTCTGGATCGTGCGCGCTCCATGGCGGTTTCCGTCTGTCAG GAAATGAACTTTCCAGTTGGACAGATACAATCTTCAGATGCGCTTGCAGAGATGAGTCAGGGGGATTGGGAGGGGTGCCCTCGGTCAGAAATATACACAGCTGAACTTTTGAGCTTCATCGAAAGAGTTCAGCCTGATTTCTCTGCACCATCGGGAGAGTCACTTCGGCAAGTGGAATTTCAAATGGTTAGTTTTTTAAACGGGACAGTCCTTGGGCTTCCTGAAAAGTCGAGAGCATTCTACTCGTTCTCATCACACAATCAGAGTGAGAGTCAAGGCTTTGCACACCATAGTTCTCATGTATCAACCAACTCAGTTCATGACCGAGAGGGGCCTTCCCTCCCTCCGCCTAACTGGGATCTGCTTCACAGGCAGCGGCAGGGTCTCTTGAGGAAAAAGTCTGGTAAGAGCAGGCTACAAGTTGTGACTACAACTGGAATTCAGGAGGTTGAGGATGAAATTTCCCCCCAGGACGTCACTCACCAAAGTTCCCCGCATGATTTAAGTGGGAGAAGCTCCTCTTCTGCGTCTTGTATTGGTATATTCAGTCATGCAGTGCCAATCAAATGTCTCCTCACAGGCATCCTCGGATGCAGCCCATTAATGTCGCATAAGATTTGCATAGAAGACTCTTCTGTGACAGTTCTACAGCATTCATGGAGAACAGGTTGGCAGATAAAGAGGTTGAATGATACCGCACACCTCAGGCTTATGTAG
- the LOC126633690 gene encoding pentatricopeptide repeat-containing protein At3g26782, mitochondrial-like, with translation MKISKSSFCLVGRHQYSVTVNNPNLTTWFNKYVDKNDVPSWNSVIADLARSGDSLEALRAFSSMRKLSLRPNRSSFPCAIKSCSALLDLHSGEQAHQQALVFSFASDLFVSSALIGMYSRCGRLTDAWKLFDTIPYRNVVSWTSMITGCVQNDAACQALSLFKELLIEEIDNEDVSLDPVVLVSVLSACSCVSSKGLAQSVHGLVMKRGFDGDLWVGNTLMDAYAKCGELGLVRKVFDGMSQKDLVSWNSMIATYAQSGLSSEAWQVFYGMTKDGDNRYNAVTLSALLLACAHAEPLLVGKSIHDQVLKKGLEENVIVSTSTIDMYCKCGRADLARKAFDCMKEKNARTWTAMIAGYGMHGRAKEALEVFYKMIREGVKQNYITFVSLLNACSHAGLLEEGWYWFNNMSHKYGVEPGIEHYGCMVDLLGRSGELNKAYDLIKGMRIGPDCVVWGSFLGACRIHKNVTFAEISARKLFELDPHNSGYYILLSNIFADAGRWEDVERMRILMKNRGLVKPPGFSLVELRGIVHLFLVGDREHPQHEKIYEYLENLTIKLQEVGYAPNISSVLHDVDEEEKEMVLRVHSEKLAVAFGIMNSVPGATIQIIKNLRVCADCHTVIKLITKVVDREIVVRDSKRFHHFRDGLCSCGDYW, from the exons atgaagattTCAAAATCGAGTTTTTGTCTCGTGGGCAGACACCAATATTCGGTCACAGTTAACAACCCCAACCTCACAACCTGGTTCAACAAATACGTCGACAAAAACGATGTCCCCTCCTGGAACTCCGTCATTGCCGACTTGGCCCGCAGCGGCGACTCCCTCGAAGCCCTCCGGGCATTTTCGTCGATGCGAAAGCTCTCCCTCAGACCAAACCGCTCCTCCTTCCCCTGCGCCATCAAATCCTGCTCGGCTTTGCTGGATCTTCACTCCGGCGAGCAAGCTCACCAGCAGGCGTTGGTCTTCAGCTTTGCGTCCGACCTCTTTGTCTCCTCTGCCCTCATCGGTATGTACTCCAGGTGCGGTCGATTGACGGATGCATGGAAACTGTTCGATACAATTCCTTACAGAAACGTGGTTTCTTGGACATCCATGATCACCGGGTGTGTTCAAAACGACGCCGCCTGCCAAGCCTTGTCTCTCTTTAAAGAGTTGTTGATCGAGGAAATTGACAATGAGGATGTTTCCTTAGATCCTGTTGTTCTGGTTTCTGTTCTGTCGGCTTGTTCTTGCGTATCGAGTAAGGGACTTGCCCAAAGTGTTCATGGGTTGGTGATGAAGAGAGGTTTCGATGGGGATTTATGGGTAGGGAATACTTTGATGGATGCATATGCCAAATGCGGCGAGCTCGGTCTTGTTAGAAAGGTGTTTGATGGAATGTCTCAAAAGGATTTGGTTTCTTGGAACTCCATGATTGCAACTTATGCGCAGAGTGGATTATCTTCAGAGGCATGGCAAGTCTTCTATGGGATGACAAAGGATGGTGACAACCGCTACAATGCGGTGACATTGTCtgctttgttattagcttgtGCGCATGCTGAGCCTCTGTTAGTTGGGAAGTCTATACATGATCAG GTTCTGAAAAAGGGCTTGGAAGAGAATGTGATAGTGTCTACCTCTACTATCGACATGTACTGCAAATGTGGGAGAGCTGACTTGGCAAGAAAGGCATTTGATTGCATGAAGGAGAAGAATGCTAGGACATGGACCgccatgattgcaggttatggAATGCATGGCCGAGCCAAAGAAGCATTGGAGGTCTTCTATAAGATGATAAGAGAGGGTGTGAAACAAAATTACATAACATTTGTGTCACTTCTAAATGCTTGCAGCCATGCTGGTCTATTAGAAGAAGGTTGGTATTGGTTTAATAACATGAGCCACAAATACGGTGTAGAACCTGGAATTGAGCACTATGGGTGCATGGTTGATCTTCTTGGACGTTCCGGTGAACTTAACAAAGCTTATGATTTAATAAAGGGAATGAGGATTGGGCCAGATTGTGTAGTCTGGGGTTCATTTCTTGGGGCTTGCAGGATACACAAAAATGTGACATTTGCAGAGATTTCTGCGAGGAAACTGTTTGAGCTCGACCCTCATAATTCTGGGTACTACATCTTGCTTTCAAATATTTTTGCCGATGCTGGGAGATGGGAAGATGTTGAGAGGATGAGAATACTGATGAAGAATCGTGGGTTGGTTAAACCTCCTGGATTCAGTTTGGTTGAACTGAGAGGTATTGTGCATTTATTTTTGGTTGGAGACAGAGAGCATCCTCAGCATGAGAAGATTTACGAGTATCTGGAAAACCTGACAATCAAGCTGCAAGAGGTTGGCTATGCACCCAATATCAGTTCAGTTCTTCATGATGTTGATGAGGAAGAGAAGGAAATGGTCCTAAGAGTACATAGTGAGAAGCTGGCTGTTGCCTTCGGAATCATGAATTCTGTACCTGGTGCAACGATTCAGATAATCAAGAATCTCCGAGTTTGTGCCGATTGTCATACTGTTATTAAGTTGATTACAAAGGTTGTTGATCGGGAAATTGTGGTCAGAGATTCAAAGCGGTTTCATCACTTCAGGGATGGGTTGTGTTCTTGTGGAGATTATTGGTGA